One region of Vescimonas fastidiosa genomic DNA includes:
- a CDS encoding zinc metallopeptidase, with protein MYWNDYIWFITAMLFCTLFSAIASGKVHSAFSKYSKVRCRSGKTGYDTVAQLLWSNRVNGISVGRVKGNLSDHYDPRRGVVNLSESTYGNSSVASVAVAAHEMGHVMQKQEGYWFYRFRTALVSVVNFGSRLALPLVLIGLLLDAFVISADPEMGFHIAMIGVILYGTSFLFTLVTLPVEINASRRAGKMLLQEGILTTDEMPGAKKVLSAAALTYLASLMTSLVYFLRFFLYVLTLFGRRNDRM; from the coding sequence ATGTACTGGAATGATTATATATGGTTTATAACCGCTATGCTGTTTTGCACCTTATTTTCTGCGATTGCAAGCGGAAAGGTTCATTCGGCATTTTCAAAATACTCTAAAGTCCGGTGCCGTTCGGGAAAGACCGGATATGATACCGTCGCCCAATTATTGTGGTCGAATCGGGTAAACGGAATATCCGTCGGGCGTGTAAAAGGAAACCTGAGCGACCACTATGACCCGAGAAGAGGCGTTGTCAATCTTTCCGAAAGCACTTACGGCAACAGCTCGGTGGCATCCGTAGCTGTTGCTGCCCACGAAATGGGACATGTCATGCAGAAACAGGAAGGCTATTGGTTTTACAGATTCCGCACAGCACTGGTTTCTGTAGTGAATTTCGGATCAAGGCTGGCATTGCCATTGGTGTTGATCGGGCTTTTGCTTGACGCCTTTGTGATCAGTGCCGATCCTGAGATGGGATTTCACATCGCAATGATCGGCGTGATTTTGTACGGAACATCCTTCCTTTTTACTTTAGTTACGCTGCCGGTAGAGATCAATGCAAGCCGCCGTGCAGGAAAAATGCTTTTGCAGGAAGGAATACTGACGACAGATGAGATGCCGGGAGCAAAGAAAGTACTGTCCGCTGCTGCTCTCACTTACCTGGCTTCACTTATGACTTCTCTCGTTTATTTTCTGCGCTTTTTCCTCTATGTTTTAACCTTATTCGGCAGACGCAACGACAGGATGTAA
- a CDS encoding DUF1538 domain-containing protein — protein MNLKLKEKIKESLSAVLPITGIVLMLSIFLVPMELGSIVMFLTGAVMLIVGMGFFQLGAEMAMTPIGEGVGVQISKMKKLITVLLTGFVMGVIITVSEPDLQVLAGQVPSVPNAVLIMTVAIGVGLFLALAIVRIRYKISLPLLLIICYAALILISLFVPKEFLAVAFDSGGVTTGPMTVPFIMAMGVGLASVRSDKNAASDSFGLVALSSVGPILAVLILGCFYKPTEAAYTLTDVATVVTTQDVARVFAQGLPLYAKEVLVSLLPIIAVFLIFQMMTRRYQKRQIKRIAVGFAYTYIGLVLFLCGANVGFAPLGSYLGKELTGVSFRWILIPIGMLIGYYIVKAEPAIQVLNHQVETVTNGAISVKMMNRCMSIGVAVSVGLAMLRVLTGISIQWFVIPGYLIALVLSRFVPDIFIGIAFDSGGVASGPMTSTFLLPLSIGVCEALGGNLMTDAFGVVALVALTPLIAIQLMGLVYKLKTEKRTSTGTAEIADDCDAIVDLEEGE, from the coding sequence TTGAATCTGAAACTGAAAGAAAAAATCAAAGAGTCACTCTCCGCCGTTCTTCCAATCACCGGAATTGTTCTGATGCTCAGTATTTTCTTGGTTCCGATGGAGCTTGGCAGCATTGTTATGTTCCTTACCGGAGCGGTCATGCTGATCGTCGGAATGGGATTTTTCCAGCTCGGCGCAGAGATGGCGATGACGCCGATCGGAGAAGGCGTCGGCGTGCAGATCTCGAAAATGAAAAAGCTTATAACGGTTTTGCTGACCGGCTTTGTTATGGGCGTCATCATTACCGTATCCGAGCCGGATCTGCAGGTCCTTGCCGGTCAGGTGCCCTCCGTTCCCAATGCCGTGCTGATTATGACGGTAGCAATCGGCGTCGGCTTGTTTCTTGCGCTGGCAATCGTCCGTATCCGCTATAAGATCAGCTTGCCCCTGCTGCTGATCATCTGCTATGCGGCGCTCATCCTTATATCGCTGTTCGTGCCGAAGGAGTTTCTGGCTGTGGCATTTGATTCGGGCGGCGTTACCACCGGTCCTATGACCGTACCGTTCATTATGGCAATGGGCGTCGGGCTTGCCTCTGTGCGGAGCGATAAAAATGCAGCCAGCGACAGCTTCGGATTGGTTGCGCTTTCCAGTGTCGGGCCGATTCTCGCCGTTTTGATCCTCGGTTGTTTCTACAAACCGACTGAGGCTGCGTATACGCTCACCGATGTGGCGACTGTCGTCACCACCCAGGATGTTGCCCGTGTGTTTGCACAAGGTCTACCGCTGTATGCCAAAGAAGTCCTTGTATCGCTGCTGCCGATCATTGCGGTGTTTCTGATTTTCCAAATGATGACCCGCCGTTACCAAAAGCGGCAGATCAAGCGCATTGCCGTTGGCTTTGCGTATACATACATCGGTCTGGTGCTGTTCCTTTGCGGAGCCAATGTCGGCTTTGCACCGCTCGGCTCCTATCTCGGCAAAGAGCTGACCGGGGTGTCCTTCCGTTGGATTTTGATCCCCATCGGTATGCTGATCGGTTATTATATCGTAAAGGCCGAACCTGCCATCCAAGTGCTGAACCATCAGGTAGAGACTGTTACAAACGGCGCTATCTCCGTAAAAATGATGAACCGCTGCATGTCGATCGGTGTAGCCGTGAGCGTGGGGCTGGCAATGCTTCGTGTTCTTACCGGGATCTCTATTCAATGGTTTGTGATCCCAGGATACCTCATCGCTCTGGTGCTGTCCCGTTTTGTTCCGGATATTTTTATCGGTATTGCATTTGACTCCGGCGGCGTCGCCAGCGGCCCGATGACCTCGACATTTCTGCTGCCTCTCAGCATCGGCGTTTGTGAGGCGCTTGGCGGAAATCTGATGACTGATGCGTTCGGCGTGGTTGCGCTGGTTGCTTTGACACCGCTGATCGCCATTCAGCTTATGGGTCTTGTATATAAACTGAAGACTGAAAAGAGGACATCGACGGGAACGGCTGAAATTGCCGACGATTGCGATGCGATCGTTGACCTTGAGGAGGGTGAGTAA